DNA sequence from the Deltaproteobacteria bacterium genome:
CAACCAATCCAAGGCGAACCGGTCCCTGGGGAGGGATCAGCCGGGTGATCAAGAAAGATTTCCCTTGCAGTCCTTGTTTGAAAAAAGTTTGCCCTGAAACGCCTACCTGCATGGATGTCATAACCGTTGATGAGGTTTGGGAAACGGTTTTACAAATGAAAGGGCAGAAGCTGGTTTAGTTCTAAAATAAAGTTTCAAGATGCAGGTTGCAAGTATGAAAAACGGGATCAGGGGTCGGGGGTCGGGGTCCGGCAAAAGCCATTTTCATGAATTGTTGTGCTTCCCGACCCCTGATCCCATTTCCATTTTTTGTGGTGCCCCCAAGGGACCTGATGAAATAACATGATTTTAATGACTTCACCTTTAAATAGGCCGCCTTTTGAGTTGGAAAAAATCCGGCGCATCGCCTTGATTCAACCCAGCCGGATTGGTGATATTGTCTTCAGCCTTCCTACCCTTAGCGGACTGAGGCAGATCTATCCTGAAGCCCGTATATCCTGGCTGGTGGATGAGAGATGTAAAGAATTAGTGGAAGATCATCCTGATCTGGATGAAATTATTGTCATCCCCTTTAAAGCCATTGAAAAGGCCTTAAAGGAAAAAAAATGGCCCTGGATCTGGCGGAGTTTGAGCCAGTTAAAAAAGGACTTGCGAAAACGGTCCTTTGATTTGTCGGTGGATCTCCATGGTCTGGCTAAATCAGCCCTCCTGGTTTATATGGCCGGGGCCAGGCACAAAATCGGATCATCTAATACCACCGGTATGAAGGAATTAAGCGGCCTCTTTTCGAAAGAGATCCATCCCGGACCAGGGGATATCCATACAGTGGAACGGAATTTGGCTGTGGTCCGTTATCTTGGGGGGCCAGGGGATCACCCGGAATTTAAATTTAAGATCACCCCGTCCCACCAAGAGGAAATGGACGTCTTATTGGACCGGGCCGGCTATGAGAAAGCGGCCCCTTTGATTGTCATTCATCCCGGAGCCGGTTGGCTGTCACGCCGTTGGCCGGTGGAACGGTTTGCCGAGTTGGTTAATAGACTTAAAAAGGGGCTTTCTGTTCACCTGGTTATTGTCGGGGGCGCCGAAGGGGGCAGTAAAGAAGAGCAACTCTTTCAAAGATTGTTTTCTTTAATTCAGGTGCCGGTGATCAATCTGGTTCAGCAATTAAGTTTAAAACAATTAGTCGCCCTTTTAGAGAAGGCCCATCTTTTTGTGGGAAATGAGGCCGGCCCCATGCATCTGGCCACGGCTCTTAATAAACCGGCAGTAGTCATCATAGGTCCCACCAGACCCGAACTAACCGGACCCTATGGCTCCAGGGCCCGGATCATTAGAAAGGAAGTGGCTTGCAGCCCTTGCCGGGAAAGAAATTGCCCTGACTTGAAATGTATGAAGGCCATTGAGGTCGACCATGTCTTTGAAACAGCTCAGTCAGTCCTTAAACTTTATTGAAACCCACCAAATCCGGCGGGTCCTTTTAATCAAGTTGACTTCACTTGGGGATGTGGTCCATGCTTTGCCGGTGGCTTCAAGTTTAAGGGAGTCCTTCCCTTTTCTAAAGCTCCATTGGGTGGTGGAAGACCGCTGTGCCTCTTTGTTGGAGAACCATCCGCTCTTGGATTCGGTCGTCATCTATCCCCGGCGAGAGCTCCAGGCCTCGATCTCTAACAGGAGATGGGGCCAGGTCTTAAAATTGCTCCTGGATCTTAGAA
Encoded proteins:
- the waaF gene encoding lipopolysaccharide heptosyltransferase II; the protein is MTSPLNRPPFELEKIRRIALIQPSRIGDIVFSLPTLSGLRQIYPEARISWLVDERCKELVEDHPDLDEIIVIPFKAIEKALKEKKWPWIWRSLSQLKKDLRKRSFDLSVDLHGLAKSALLVYMAGARHKIGSSNTTGMKELSGLFSKEIHPGPGDIHTVERNLAVVRYLGGPGDHPEFKFKITPSHQEEMDVLLDRAGYEKAAPLIVIHPGAGWLSRRWPVERFAELVNRLKKGLSVHLVIVGGAEGGSKEEQLFQRLFSLIQVPVINLVQQLSLKQLVALLEKAHLFVGNEAGPMHLATALNKPAVVIIGPTRPELTGPYGSRARIIRKEVACSPCRERNCPDLKCMKAIEVDHVFETAQSVLKLY